Proteins co-encoded in one Natrarchaeobius halalkaliphilus genomic window:
- a CDS encoding class I adenylate-forming enzyme family protein, which produces MTLSLARRARRFPDRTAVVDVSEERLSAPAKTVHEDRVSYSELSDLATDAAKRLSALAVDAGDTVSLVTRNRVVSLALLFACRRLDATFAPISHRLTPETVERPFDAISPDIVVFEAAQRDLVRSIPHGRSITLEKLATVDPVGAARVDSGDTDRPLLVLHGDDGRPAVAFSERALEWNCISALVTWGLSADDVVPVVTPLSEPDGLVRVALSVVYAGGRLLLDRAFDPGDTITAIEAEDATFLSGRTVAFRDLAADPAFDAAADSLERAVADGSVPDALLAPYRERDVTVTRAYGRLECPTALCESAETVHPNRDDTVGVPIPDCRVRLIDDDGAVFEEAGTGRLLLSGPVVADGYVNAAASDDAAADDRFGGGRFLDGWFDTGERFRRDERGVYHIETS; this is translated from the coding sequence GTGACCCTTTCGCTCGCTCGCCGGGCCAGGCGATTTCCCGATCGGACGGCGGTGGTCGACGTCTCCGAGGAGCGACTGTCCGCGCCGGCGAAGACCGTTCACGAGGACCGCGTCTCTTATTCGGAACTCTCCGATCTGGCAACCGACGCGGCAAAGCGGCTTTCGGCGCTCGCGGTCGACGCCGGCGACACCGTCTCGCTCGTCACGCGAAACCGGGTCGTCTCGCTCGCGTTGCTCTTTGCCTGTCGTCGTCTCGACGCGACGTTCGCACCGATCTCTCACCGACTGACTCCGGAGACCGTCGAGCGGCCGTTCGACGCGATTTCGCCCGACATCGTCGTCTTCGAAGCCGCCCAGCGCGACCTCGTCCGATCGATCCCCCACGGTCGATCGATCACGCTCGAGAAGCTGGCCACCGTCGATCCCGTCGGAGCGGCCCGAGTCGACTCAGGAGACACCGATCGTCCCTTGCTCGTTCTCCACGGCGACGACGGCCGACCGGCCGTCGCGTTCTCCGAACGCGCTCTCGAATGGAACTGTATCTCTGCACTGGTGACCTGGGGCCTCTCGGCCGACGACGTCGTCCCCGTCGTCACGCCGCTTTCGGAACCGGACGGTCTCGTCCGCGTTGCACTGTCAGTGGTGTACGCCGGCGGTCGATTGCTCCTCGACCGGGCGTTCGATCCCGGCGACACGATAACCGCGATCGAAGCCGAGGACGCAACGTTCCTGAGCGGCCGGACGGTCGCGTTTCGCGACCTCGCGGCCGACCCCGCTTTCGACGCCGCCGCCGACTCGCTCGAGCGGGCGGTCGCCGACGGATCGGTTCCCGACGCGCTTCTCGCGCCCTATCGCGAACGCGACGTAACGGTGACTCGCGCTTACGGTCGACTCGAGTGTCCGACCGCGCTCTGCGAATCGGCCGAGACGGTCCACCCGAACCGCGACGACACCGTCGGCGTCCCCATCCCGGACTGTCGTGTCAGGCTGATCGACGATGACGGCGCGGTGTTCGAGGAGGCCGGGACGGGACGGCTCTTGCTCTCGGGCCCCGTCGTCGCGGATGGATACGTAAACGCTGCCGCTTCCGACGACGCCGCCGCGGACGACAGATTCGGCGGCGGACGGTTCCTCGACGGTTGGTTCGACACGGGCGAACGGTTTCGACGGGACGAACGCGGCGTCTATCACATAGAGACGTCGTAA
- a CDS encoding ArsR family transcriptional regulator has product MHPKAKGANDTGGEQGTPGAFDSWTALQKATDRTRANLIADIVGHPKGAPSVKELDYMNPSLEADAIRRHLSILRDVGVVTELEVEPGNRIRGYPYKFYRLSDPARELFDRNDLFPTDAWQRQYARVQRTGEIKDLEAMPRPTVE; this is encoded by the coding sequence ATGCACCCGAAAGCGAAGGGAGCCAACGATACCGGGGGTGAACAGGGAACCCCTGGCGCTTTCGACTCGTGGACGGCACTTCAGAAGGCGACCGATCGGACTCGAGCGAACCTGATCGCTGATATCGTCGGTCACCCGAAAGGCGCGCCGAGCGTGAAGGAACTGGACTACATGAACCCGAGCCTCGAGGCCGATGCGATCCGGCGTCACCTCTCTATCTTGCGGGACGTCGGTGTCGTCACCGAACTCGAGGTCGAACCCGGAAACCGAATTCGCGGATATCCGTACAAGTTTTACCGGCTGAGCGATCCGGCACGTGAGCTGTTCGATCGGAACGACCTCTTTCCCACCGACGCGTGGCAACGCCAGTACGCCCGCGTACAACGCACCGGCGAGATCAAAGACCTCGAGGCGATGCCTCGTCCGACCGTCGAGTAA
- a CDS encoding aminopeptidase, giving the protein MDDGNNRADGADFIDGTDPEALREEEQLQPTPEQHERLKDGLHGELFDDIRRADRRYLVIGRGSDAPGERRAAVCEQLDERLSAVAFRLEEFGFSGEEVDLWVPAFEILSEMASRIVAIVEDYDGGHVWELGYLYRYQTTVRNALWMLKRVYETESKRRERYDNGMAASHMAALEKAVSERVIGWESPDDLPRAVERVP; this is encoded by the coding sequence ATGGATGACGGTAATAACCGAGCGGACGGAGCTGACTTCATCGACGGGACCGACCCGGAAGCGCTCCGGGAAGAAGAACAGCTCCAGCCGACGCCGGAGCAACACGAACGGTTGAAGGACGGACTCCACGGCGAGCTATTCGACGACATCCGACGAGCTGATCGACGGTATCTGGTGATCGGACGGGGCTCCGACGCGCCGGGCGAGCGACGCGCGGCGGTCTGTGAACAGCTCGACGAACGTCTGAGTGCGGTCGCGTTTCGACTCGAGGAATTCGGATTCTCCGGAGAAGAAGTCGACCTGTGGGTACCGGCGTTCGAGATCCTCTCCGAGATGGCGTCACGGATCGTCGCCATCGTCGAGGATTACGACGGCGGACACGTCTGGGAGCTCGGCTACCTCTATCGCTACCAGACGACAGTTCGGAACGCCCTCTGGATGCTCAAGCGCGTCTACGAGACCGAATCGAAACGCCGCGAGCGCTACGACAACGGCATGGCGGCGTCCCACATGGCCGCACTCGAGAAAGCGGTGAGCGAGCGAGTTATCGGGTGGGAGTCGCCGGACGACCTGCCACGGGCGGTCGAACGGGTCCCTTGA
- a CDS encoding alpha/beta fold hydrolase — MPTATNGDVSLYYDRTSAGDPHAEQVVFVSEAGLGGWLWGWQHAGLAGPFETVVWDLRGTGRSDSPPGPYSLEALVSDLEAVLIDCEIHTAHLVGCGLGGAIALVAARSSSRIETLTLFGTAARGDEYDLEPLFAPSDDRAAIRESLETALSADFREDQPDMFEGIVDWRADGDADRAGWEAQLAALEGFDASDWLIEVTQLTLVCHGGEDDLVSPAAGRDLADGLPRGEFVSLEDMGHLAFVERSRTINDRIAGMLEDESPL, encoded by the coding sequence ATGCCCACCGCGACGAACGGCGACGTCTCCCTGTACTACGACCGCACATCCGCCGGCGATCCCCACGCTGAGCAGGTCGTGTTCGTTTCTGAAGCGGGTCTGGGCGGTTGGCTCTGGGGCTGGCAACACGCCGGACTCGCCGGCCCGTTCGAGACCGTCGTCTGGGACCTCCGGGGGACCGGCCGCTCCGATTCGCCCCCCGGCCCGTACTCCCTCGAGGCGCTCGTATCCGATCTCGAGGCGGTACTCATCGATTGTGAGATCCACACCGCCCACCTCGTCGGTTGCGGTCTCGGCGGCGCGATCGCCCTCGTCGCGGCTCGGTCCTCGAGTCGGATCGAGACGTTGACGCTGTTCGGCACCGCGGCCCGCGGGGATGAGTACGACCTCGAACCGCTGTTCGCTCCGTCGGACGACCGGGCAGCGATCCGAGAGTCGCTCGAGACGGCGCTCTCGGCGGACTTCCGTGAGGACCAGCCCGACATGTTCGAGGGAATCGTCGACTGGCGAGCCGACGGTGACGCCGACCGCGCCGGATGGGAGGCACAGCTCGCCGCTCTCGAGGGGTTCGACGCGAGCGACTGGCTGATCGAGGTGACTCAGCTGACGCTCGTCTGTCACGGCGGCGAGGACGACCTCGTTTCGCCCGCGGCCGGCCGCGACCTCGCCGACGGACTTCCGCGTGGCGAGTTCGTCTCACTCGAGGACATGGGACACCTCGCGTTCGTCGAGCGTTCGCGGACGATCAACGATCGGATCGCGGGAATGCTCGAGGATGAGTCTCCGCTCTAG
- a CDS encoding ArsR/SmtB family transcription factor, giving the protein MGVKEPANAVFGLLSDETRVEILRAIAVAESEHENADPSPAELSFSEIYERINVDNTSKLSYHLGELTETFLRKSDDGYSFTHAGEQIVRFLLSGNYEKPADFDPQPTSGTCLYCGETTLIAQLHHQYFQIECASCERPVSAFPITPAQARSWTDNDLVDNVKQKQAIDYEQIRRGTCPECAGRLSTEVARLPESQRTETIRHLVVDRCRECLRRYNSPLTYRVAYHPASVAFHWDRGIDITSKGLWELHGHVYEGRWVSERISTDPDEYEIVLRYDGDILRIRLDSYATITHTERARSRDVADQE; this is encoded by the coding sequence ATGGGTGTAAAGGAACCCGCCAATGCAGTCTTCGGACTCCTGTCGGATGAAACAAGAGTCGAAATCCTTCGGGCAATCGCTGTAGCGGAAAGCGAACACGAAAACGCAGATCCGAGCCCAGCCGAACTTTCGTTTTCGGAAATCTACGAACGCATCAACGTCGATAACACCTCCAAATTATCATACCATCTCGGCGAACTCACTGAAACGTTTCTTCGAAAGAGTGACGATGGGTATTCATTCACACACGCCGGTGAACAGATCGTTCGATTCCTCTTATCAGGGAATTACGAGAAACCGGCCGATTTCGATCCACAACCGACCTCTGGAACGTGTCTTTACTGTGGGGAAACAACACTCATAGCGCAACTCCACCATCAATATTTTCAAATCGAGTGTGCGTCCTGCGAGCGCCCTGTCTCAGCGTTCCCGATCACACCTGCACAAGCAAGATCATGGACTGATAACGACCTAGTAGACAATGTCAAACAGAAGCAAGCGATCGATTACGAACAGATTCGACGTGGCACGTGTCCGGAATGTGCTGGTCGTCTCTCAACCGAGGTGGCACGTCTTCCAGAGTCACAACGGACTGAAACAATTCGTCACCTCGTCGTTGACCGATGTCGAGAATGTTTGCGGCGGTACAACTCACCGCTGACGTACAGAGTCGCGTATCACCCTGCTTCGGTCGCGTTTCATTGGGACCGCGGGATCGATATAACTTCGAAGGGATTGTGGGAATTGCACGGCCACGTATACGAGGGGCGCTGGGTCTCTGAACGAATCTCGACTGATCCCGATGAGTACGAGATCGTGCTGCGTTACGACGGTGATATATTACGTATTCGCCTTGACTCGTATGCCACTATCACACACACCGAACGCGCCCGAAGCCGAGACGTCGCCGATCAAGAGTAG
- a CDS encoding class I SAM-dependent methyltransferase, whose protein sequence is MTQTTNPDETTERHRNNGDDSADPAYDQPMSTKDIQTAYAKYADLVDRMEWFDRLLIGRYRRKQFENIDGRVLDVACGTGTNFRHLSETIELVGIDISPEMLAKARERRDQLNLDGELHRMDAQALEFPDDSFDAVISTLSTCTFPDPIAALQEMERVCKATGQILLVEHGRSSVELIARFQEWRADSHYNKMGCRSTQEPLEHVSKAGLPILKTESGMFGIITTVEAQPN, encoded by the coding sequence ATGACTCAGACCACAAACCCGGACGAGACTACTGAACGGCATCGGAACAACGGTGACGATTCAGCCGATCCCGCCTACGACCAGCCAATGTCGACCAAGGATATTCAGACAGCGTATGCTAAGTACGCAGATCTGGTCGATCGAATGGAGTGGTTCGACCGATTACTCATCGGTCGGTACCGTCGCAAGCAGTTCGAGAATATTGATGGGCGCGTTCTTGACGTGGCCTGTGGGACCGGAACGAACTTTCGACATCTCTCTGAAACGATCGAACTCGTCGGGATTGACATCAGTCCTGAGATGTTGGCGAAGGCGCGAGAGAGACGCGACCAGCTCAACCTGGATGGGGAGCTCCACCGAATGGATGCGCAGGCCCTCGAATTCCCTGATGACAGTTTCGATGCCGTCATTTCGACTCTCTCTACCTGCACGTTCCCTGATCCCATCGCTGCGTTGCAGGAGATGGAAAGAGTCTGCAAGGCAACCGGCCAGATTCTGCTCGTCGAACACGGTCGAAGCAGCGTCGAATTGATCGCACGTTTCCAGGAGTGGCGAGCCGATTCCCACTACAACAAAATGGGTTGTCGATCAACTCAGGAGCCGCTCGAACACGTCTCGAAAGCAGGGCTACCTATTCTGAAGACTGAGTCCGGAATGTTCGGGATTATCACCACGGTCGAGGCACAGCCTAACTGA
- a CDS encoding serine hydrolase domain-containing protein, translating into MTTDGHSSKSTVSANPTFTEIDGIESFIDAVMSKRIGTEIPGASVAIVEGSDPVLAKGYGYADMNSGTPVQADETTFEAGSVGKLVTWTAVMQGVQDGLLDLDEDVNTYLDNSDVQVPDAYEDPITLRHLGTHTSGLESALAPAVVDTPDQLTSLETVLVERRPERVRPPGKAVGYSNYGAALAGHMVAETYDTPFEEHVQSTIFEPLDMSHSTFAQPVPEERPGTLAASHRRDGSEFITAEPVYINMWPAGSMTATATDMATFMSAHLGDGSVDDTRILESDTVATMYSQHYERHPAVNNWRYGFYEYGHPDGDVIAHSGGTIYQESQLALAPQHDIGIFVNYNLRTDDEESLAVIDEILEEYNLQPDSTTPISTSESGGKQRAETVTDEYGLTMLPQNGPLKSLDSLSRVSVEAAGDGRLLSKTLDGSREWVEIDPYVYQEQDGNDVLAFDIVDGEVAAMHESSLPQNTYRSVPFHERQLVTGGVLGVSLSGFVLSILGWGGHYAYRQWRHDRTATGATTMEPSTGEPTQVTESGNDEEGCA; encoded by the coding sequence ATGACTACCGATGGCCACTCCAGTAAGTCCACAGTTTCGGCCAATCCGACATTCACCGAGATAGATGGAATCGAATCGTTCATCGATGCAGTGATGTCCAAGCGAATCGGTACCGAAATCCCCGGCGCAAGCGTCGCTATCGTTGAGGGCAGTGATCCCGTTCTCGCAAAGGGATACGGCTACGCCGACATGAACTCTGGAACACCGGTGCAGGCGGATGAAACGACGTTCGAAGCCGGGTCAGTTGGGAAACTCGTAACGTGGACAGCCGTGATGCAAGGAGTTCAAGATGGGTTACTTGATCTCGATGAAGACGTCAACACGTACCTTGACAACTCCGACGTTCAGGTCCCGGACGCCTACGAGGACCCGATCACACTCAGGCACCTTGGGACCCATACGTCTGGTCTAGAATCAGCTCTCGCTCCTGCGGTGGTTGATACACCGGATCAGCTCACGTCACTGGAAACAGTACTCGTTGAGAGACGACCCGAGCGCGTTAGACCGCCAGGCAAAGCGGTGGGATACTCCAATTACGGAGCTGCACTCGCCGGGCACATGGTTGCGGAAACGTACGACACTCCGTTCGAAGAGCACGTTCAATCAACGATCTTCGAACCACTCGACATGAGTCATAGCACGTTCGCCCAGCCGGTACCAGAGGAGCGTCCTGGAACACTGGCAGCATCACACAGGCGAGACGGCAGTGAATTCATCACCGCTGAACCGGTCTACATTAATATGTGGCCAGCGGGGTCAATGACTGCAACTGCCACGGACATGGCGACGTTCATGAGCGCCCACCTCGGAGACGGTTCGGTTGACGATACGAGGATTCTTGAATCGGATACGGTAGCCACAATGTATAGTCAACACTACGAGCGACATCCAGCAGTCAACAATTGGCGGTACGGGTTTTACGAGTACGGACATCCCGATGGCGATGTAATCGCGCACTCTGGTGGTACGATATATCAAGAGAGTCAACTCGCACTCGCACCCCAGCATGACATCGGTATATTCGTGAATTACAACTTGCGAACTGACGACGAAGAATCGCTAGCTGTTATCGATGAAATTCTAGAGGAGTACAACCTCCAACCAGATTCTACTACTCCGATCTCAACGAGTGAATCAGGAGGCAAGCAGCGGGCCGAAACCGTCACCGACGAATATGGGCTTACAATGTTACCTCAGAATGGTCCATTGAAATCACTTGATTCCTTGTCACGCGTGTCCGTTGAGGCGGCCGGTGATGGACGACTTCTCAGTAAAACGTTAGATGGGAGTCGGGAGTGGGTTGAAATTGATCCGTACGTGTATCAAGAGCAGGATGGAAACGATGTTCTAGCGTTCGATATCGTTGATGGGGAGGTCGCAGCGATGCACGAAAGTAGTCTCCCACAGAACACCTATAGATCGGTTCCATTTCACGAACGCCAACTCGTCACGGGTGGCGTGCTCGGTGTCTCTTTGTCTGGATTCGTGCTCTCGATACTCGGATGGGGTGGGCATTACGCATACCGTCAGTGGCGTCACGATCGTACTGCAACTGGTGCGACCACAATGGAACCTTCAACAGGGGAGCCGACTCAGGTCACTGAAAGTGGGAATGACGAGGAGGGATGTGCATGA
- the alaS gene encoding alanine--tRNA ligase — protein MSELAEEYHLEYFEEEGFVRTECAECGAHFWTRDEDRETCGEPPCAEYDFIGRPGFEAEYSLEEMREEFLSFFEDHGHDRIDPYPVAANRWRDDVLLTQASIYDFQPLVTSGETPPPANPLTVSQPCIRMQDIDNVGKTGRHTMAFEMMAHHAFNAREEAGDRYAYQGEVYWKDRTVELCDELLDSLGADIADVTYIEDPWVGGGNAGPAIEVIYKGLELATLVFMCMEQNPDGEYELKDGNTYSYMDTYIVDTGYGLERWTWMSQGTPTVYEAIYPEMISFLKENAGVSHTDEEAELVNRAARLSGQLDIDDVDDVEAARGDIAAQLEVSTDELRTLVEPLEDIYAIADHCRTLAYMFGDGIVPSNVGTGYLARMVLRRTKRLCDTVGIDAPLDELVDMQADRLEYENRDTIRDIVRTEVEKYRETLERGGRRVESLAEEYAAKGEPIPTEELIELYDSHGIQPDMVVEIAAAAGADVDVPDDFYSLVAQRHDSHEALETTAEEEDGRFEDLPTTEKLYYDDQQRTQFEAVILDVFEREAGYDVVLDQTMFYPEGGGQPADRGTLSTDDVTVEVTDVQIEDGVVLHRTDEDPGKGGFVNGQVDTDRRRQLMRHHTATHIVIHAARQVLGDHVRQAGAQKGVDSSRIDMRHYDRIDRETVREIERIANDLVMENTTVTQEWPDRHEAEAEYGFDLYQGGIPPGEQIRLIHVDEDVQACGGTHVARTGDIGAIKVLSTERVQDGVERITFAAGEAAVEATQDKEDALYDAAEILDVSPEDVPDTAARFFEEWKDRAKQIEDLKEQLAAARAGGGGDANEVDVGETTAVVDRIDADMDELRATATAIVEEGSIAVLGSGASGAQFVVAVPDGVGVNAGEVVGELAARVGGGGGGPPDFAQGGGPDVDALEDALEDAPDVLRQVQDA, from the coding sequence GGCGCGATGACGTGCTGTTGACCCAGGCGTCGATATACGACTTCCAGCCGCTGGTCACGTCCGGCGAGACGCCACCGCCGGCGAATCCGCTGACCGTCTCCCAGCCCTGCATTCGAATGCAGGATATCGATAATGTGGGAAAAACCGGCCGACACACGATGGCCTTCGAGATGATGGCCCACCACGCGTTCAACGCGCGCGAGGAGGCCGGCGACCGGTACGCCTACCAGGGCGAGGTGTACTGGAAGGACCGGACGGTCGAACTCTGTGACGAGCTCCTCGATTCGCTGGGGGCGGACATCGCTGACGTCACCTACATCGAGGATCCCTGGGTCGGCGGCGGTAACGCCGGTCCGGCGATCGAAGTCATCTACAAGGGTCTCGAGCTCGCGACGCTCGTCTTCATGTGCATGGAGCAAAACCCCGACGGCGAGTACGAACTCAAGGACGGAAACACCTACTCGTACATGGACACGTACATCGTCGATACGGGCTACGGCCTCGAGCGCTGGACCTGGATGAGCCAGGGAACGCCGACGGTCTACGAGGCGATCTACCCGGAGATGATCTCGTTTTTGAAGGAGAACGCCGGCGTCTCCCACACCGACGAGGAGGCCGAACTCGTCAACCGCGCCGCCCGACTGTCGGGCCAACTCGATATCGACGACGTCGACGACGTCGAGGCCGCCCGCGGCGACATCGCCGCACAGCTCGAGGTCTCGACCGACGAGCTTCGAACGCTGGTGGAACCGCTCGAGGACATCTACGCGATCGCTGATCACTGTCGAACGCTCGCGTACATGTTCGGTGACGGCATCGTTCCGTCGAACGTCGGTACCGGCTACCTCGCACGGATGGTTCTCCGGCGCACCAAGCGGCTGTGCGATACGGTCGGCATCGATGCGCCGCTCGACGAGCTCGTCGATATGCAGGCCGACCGGCTGGAATACGAAAATCGGGACACTATCCGCGATATCGTCCGGACGGAAGTCGAGAAATATCGCGAAACTCTGGAGCGCGGCGGCCGACGCGTCGAGTCGCTGGCAGAGGAGTACGCGGCGAAAGGCGAGCCGATTCCGACCGAGGAACTCATCGAACTCTACGACTCCCACGGCATTCAGCCGGATATGGTCGTCGAGATCGCCGCCGCCGCCGGTGCCGACGTCGACGTTCCGGACGACTTCTACAGCCTGGTCGCACAGCGCCACGACAGTCACGAGGCGCTCGAGACGACGGCCGAAGAGGAAGACGGACGCTTCGAGGACCTCCCGACGACGGAGAAACTCTACTACGACGACCAGCAGCGAACGCAGTTCGAAGCCGTTATTCTCGACGTCTTCGAGCGCGAGGCGGGCTACGACGTCGTCCTGGACCAGACGATGTTCTACCCCGAAGGCGGTGGCCAGCCCGCAGACCGGGGAACGCTCTCGACCGACGACGTGACCGTCGAGGTCACCGATGTCCAGATCGAAGACGGCGTCGTTCTCCACCGGACGGACGAGGACCCGGGCAAAGGCGGTTTCGTCAACGGCCAGGTCGACACCGACCGCCGCAGACAGCTCATGCGCCACCACACGGCGACGCACATCGTTATCCACGCGGCACGACAGGTGCTCGGTGACCACGTTCGCCAGGCGGGCGCACAGAAGGGCGTCGACTCCTCTCGGATCGACATGCGACACTACGATCGGATCGACCGCGAGACCGTCCGAGAGATCGAGCGGATCGCCAACGACCTCGTCATGGAGAACACGACCGTCACGCAGGAGTGGCCTGACCGACACGAAGCGGAGGCGGAGTACGGTTTCGACCTCTATCAGGGTGGTATCCCGCCGGGCGAGCAGATCCGGCTCATCCACGTCGACGAGGACGTCCAGGCCTGTGGCGGAACGCACGTCGCTCGAACCGGAGATATCGGCGCGATCAAGGTCCTCTCGACCGAACGCGTCCAGGACGGCGTCGAGCGAATCACGTTCGCGGCCGGCGAGGCCGCCGTCGAGGCGACCCAGGACAAAGAGGACGCACTCTACGACGCCGCAGAGATCCTCGACGTCTCCCCCGAGGACGTTCCCGACACGGCAGCCCGGTTCTTCGAGGAGTGGAAAGACCGCGCCAAGCAGATCGAGGACCTGAAAGAACAGCTCGCGGCGGCTCGAGCCGGCGGCGGTGGCGACGCAAACGAAGTCGACGTCGGGGAGACGACGGCGGTCGTCGATCGGATCGACGCCGACATGGACGAGCTTCGAGCGACCGCGACCGCGATCGTCGAAGAAGGGAGCATCGCCGTCCTGGGCAGCGGTGCAAGCGGCGCACAGTTCGTCGTTGCCGTTCCCGACGGCGTCGGCGTCAACGCGGGCGAGGTCGTCGGAGAACTCGCGGCCAGAGTCGGTGGCGGCGGCGGCGGTCCGCCGGACTTCGCACAGGGCGGCGGCCCCGATGTCGATGCGCTCGAGGACGCACTCGAGGACGCACCCGACGTGTTGCGTCAGGTTCAGGACGCCTGA